Within the Senegalia massiliensis genome, the region ATACTATATATGAATTTTATGAATTAGGGTTATCAGAACCAATAATGATATCTGCAAGTCATGGATATGGTATAGGAGATTTACTAGATGAAGTTATATCTAATTTTCCAGATGATAAAGATACTGGATATGAAGAAGATATAACTAAAGTAGCAGTTATAGGAAAACCAAATGCAGGGAAGAGCTCTCTTATAAATAAAATTTTAGGAGAAGATAGAGTAATTGTAAGTGACATTCCAGGCACTACAAGAGATGCTATTGATACCCCTTTTAATGTGGGAGATGAAAAATATGTTTTCATTGATACTGCTGGAATGAGAAAAAAAAGAAAGATAACTGAGAATATTGAAAGGTATAGCGTTGTAAGGGCTCTTACAGCAATTGAAAGATCAGATGTTTGTTTAATTGTGATTGACGCTGAAGAAGGAGTTACAGAGCAGGATAAAAAAATAGCTGGTTATGCACATGACAATGGTAGAGCATCTATAATTTTAGTCAATAAATGGGACTTAATAGAAAAAGAAGATAAAACTTATTTGAAATTTGAAAAAGAAGTTAGAGAAGGGCTACCATTTATGACTTATGCACCAATATTACTTGTATCTGCTTTAACAGGAAAGAGAATAAATAGAATTCTTGATTTAATTAAAGTTGTATCAAATAACCACTCTATGAGAATAAAAACTGGAGTATTAAATGATATAGTTGGTGAAGCTATACTTATGAATCAACCGCCTTCTGATAAAGGAAGGAGACTTAAGATATTTTATGCAACACAGGCTGCATCAAAGCCACCTAAATTCATAATTTTTGTAAATGATAAAGAATTAATGCACTTTTCATATGCTAGATATTTAGAAAATCAATTGAGAGCTTCTTTTGGATTAGAGGGTACACCTATTCTATTTGAATTTAGAGAAAGGGGGAAATAATTTGATAGATATCCTTTTAGTAGCCCTAATAGCATATGCAATTGGTAATTTTTCCACATCTTATATTTTAGGTAAATTAATTAAAAGAACTGATATTAGAACAAAAGGTAGTGGAAATGCTGGGGCTACAAATGCTTTAAGGGTTTTTGGTAAAAAGTTTGCCATTATAACTTTTATTTTTGATGCTCTAAAAGGAGTTATAGCAGTTATAATAGGTGAAATGCTACTTGGAGATACTGGAGGACTAATAGCAGGATTATTTGCAGTAATAGGACATGATTTTCCTATTGTACTTAAATTCAAAGGTGGTAAAGGAATTGCAACAACAATTGGTGCTGCAACTTTTATACATCCTATACCTGCTTTAATTGCAATAATAATAGGAATAATAATAATAATAAAAACTAGATATGTATCTCTTGGTTCTGTTTCTGCTATATCATTAGTACCTTTTATAGGATTAATTATAATACGGCCCTTTAATTTAGAATATATTTTATTCTTGACAGCATTAGCATTATTAGCGATAATTAGACATAAATCTAATATAAAAAGACTACTAAATGGATGTGAATCCAAAATAGGACAAAAAGCAAAATAGGAGGATTTATATGAGTCAAAGTATAGGTGTATTAGGAGGCGGAAGTTGGGGTACTGCTCTTAGTATATTGTTAGCTAAAAAAGGTGTAGAAGTTGATTTATGGGTTAGAAATGAAGAAAAAGCTTTACAAATGAATGAGTCTAGAGAAAATATTCAGTATTTACCTGGAGTAATTCTTCCTAATAATATAAATATAACTTCTAGTATTGATAAAACAATAAAAGATAAAGATATTTTATTATTAGCAGTACCAACTCAAGCAGTTAGAAATACTATTGAAAAAATAAAACATGATATAAAACCTGGTCAAATAATAGTTAATGTGGCAAAAGGTATAGAGGTAGGTACACTTTATAGAATTTCAGAAATTGTTGAAGAATTAGTACCTAATTCTAAATATGCTGTATTATCAGGACCATCTCATGCAGAAGAAGTTGCAAAAGACATTCCTACTGCTATAGTAGTAGCTTCTAAATATGAAGATGTAGGATTATATGTACAAGAATTTTTTATGACTCCTAAATTTAGGGTGTATACAAATGAAGATGTTATAGGTGTAGAACTTGGCGGAGCTCTTAAAAATGTAATAGCACTTGGAGCAGGTATATCAGATGGGCTTGGATATGGAGACAATACTAAAGCTGCTCTTATGAATAGAGGAATAATCGAAATAGCAAGACTTGGTGAAAAAATGGGAGCAAATTCTATGACTTTTGCTGGACTTTCTGGAATTGGCGATTTAATAGTAACTTGCACAAGTATGCATAGTAGGAATAGAAGGGCTGGTATAAAAATTGGAGAAGGTCATTCAATGGAAGAAGCAAGTCGTATAGTTGGAATGGTAGTTGAAGGTATTAAAACTTCTAAATCAGCATATAGTTTAGCAAAGAAACTAGATGTTGAAATGCCTATAATAAATGCAATATATGAAGTTTTATATAAAGGAAAAGATGTAAAAAATTCTGTAATAAATTTAATGCTTAGAGATAAAACTCATGAAGTAGAGATGTAGATAAATAGATTTTAAAAATGTTTAAAGTATTCAATTGAATACTTTAAACATTTTTTTATATTTTTTTTAAAGCTTGTAATATTATCGGTACAACTTCAATATATATACTTTAAGAAGATATATGATTTTGTTTAATTTATAAAGGAGGCGACGTTAGTGGATAAGTTCAATATATATAAAGAAATCTCTGAAAGAACAGATGGAGATATTTATATTGGAGTTGTAGGACCAGTAAGAACAGGCAAATCAACATTCATCAAAAAATTCATGGATAAGCTAGTAATTCCAAACATAGAAAGTCAACATAGAAAAGAAAGGGCAAAAGATGAACTTCCTCAATCTGGCGCAGGGAAAACAATAACTACTACAGAACCTAAATTTGTACCAAGTGAAGCTGTAGATTTAGTTTTAGATGATAATATTAAATTTAAGGTAAGAATGGTTGACTGTGTAGGTTATTTAGTAGATGGTGTATTAGGTCATGAAGAGAATAATATGCCAAGAATGGTTACAACACCATGGTATCAAAAAGAAATACCTTTTGCAGAAGCTGCTGAGATAGGAACAAGAAAGGTAATAACTGATCATTCTACAATAGGCGTAGTTGTTACAACAGATGGATCATTTACAGAAATAGATAGGTCAAGTTATATTGCATCAGAGGAAAGAGTAGTTAAAGAACTTCAAGAATTAGATAAACCATTCGTTATACTTTTAAATTCTAAGCATCCAACACTTGATAGTACAGTGGCACTTAAAGAAAATTTAGAAGAAAAATATAATGTTCCTGTTATAGCTGTTGATTGTATGAATTTAGAAATAGAAGACATTACATCTACTCTAAACAAAGTATTGTTAGAATTTCCAATTCAAGAAATAAATATTGATTTACCTGGTTGGGTAGATGGACTAAGTACTAAGCATTCTTTGAAGAAGCAAATTATTGATACTGTTATAGAAAACACTTCAGGAATACATAAATTAAGTGAAATAAATAAAGCAGTAGAAAATATATTTGAATGTGAAACAATTGAAAAAACTAATATTAATGAAATAAATTTAGGAAAAGGAGTAGTTAATATAGATTTAGCTGTAGATGATAGTATATTCTATAATGTAATAAGTGAATCTACAGGATATGATATAAAAGGAGAACATCAAATATTAAATCTAATAACAAAACTTTCGCAAATTAAAAAAGAACATGATAAAATAGCACAGGCTTTAGAAGATGTAAAGCAAAGTGGTTATGGATTAGTATCTCCTAGTATAGAAGAATTAGAGCTTTTAGAACCAGAAACATTTAAAGAAGGTCATAGATTTGGTGTTAAATTAAAAGCAAATGCTCCTTCACTACATCTTATAAGAGCAGATATTGCTACAGAGGTATCACCTATAATTGGTACAGAAAAACAAAGTGAAGAATTGGTAAATTATTTATTAGAAGAATTTGAAAATGATCCAGCAAAAATTTGGGAAACAAATATGTTTGGAAAATCTCTACATGATTTAGTAAATGAACAATTACAAACTAAAATTAATATGATGCCAATTGATGCTAGAAGTAAAATACAAAGAACACTACAAAGAATAATAAATAAAGGTAGTGGTGGGTTAATTTGCATTATCATATAAAATGGAATTAGTTTAAAAGGTCAAAATATTTATATATTTTGGCCTTTTATTATTTTTATCATATTTATAAATTAGTGAAATTATGGTATACTTAATGAAAACAATAATATATAAATATCAATTTTAGAAAGTAGTGATGTTTTGTTATTTTATTTTTTAAAAAATATAGCATTTATTTTACTTATAGTTAGTATTTTAGGATATATTTTAGTTGTTATTAAAGAAAAAATCTATTTAAAAGAAAATACTATTGTAATAGATAATAAATCTGTTACTTCTGAACATATAAATGAGGCAGATATAAGTGAATTTTTGCTTGGTAATCTTAAAGTAAGAACTGGAGATGAAATTTCTATTTTACTTAAATCTAATAAGAAATTTAGTGGTATAGTAATAGGGGCTAAGGAAAAGGAAAATTCAGTATTGTTAGTTACACATAAAGATAAGGTTTTAGATCTAAGTGTAACTAAAATTAAAAGAGTAAAACTAATAAGTAAATATGGAAGATTTTTTTAATAAATATTTTTAATTAAGAAGGAAATTTATAATAAAGATAGAAGTATATTTAATAGGATATCACAGTTTGAGGTGTAGAAATGAGTAAACAACAAAGAGAACTTAAAAGAAAAAGAAAGAGAACTGTTAAACTTTTCTTTTTGATTATAGTTACATTATATATATTATTTATGTTTTTGCCGAATTTATATAGTTCTAAAGCTCAGACTATTCTTGTTAAAAGTGAAGAAATTGAA harbors:
- the der gene encoding ribosome biogenesis GTPase Der yields the protein MGRPILAIVGRPNVGKSTLFNRIAGKRISIVEDEPGVTRDRIYAEGEWLNNYFNMIDTGGIEPNSEDIILSQMRTQAEIAIETADVILFMVDGKEGLTSTDREVANMLRKSNRKVILVANKVDSHTPPNTIYEFYELGLSEPIMISASHGYGIGDLLDEVISNFPDDKDTGYEEDITKVAVIGKPNAGKSSLINKILGEDRVIVSDIPGTTRDAIDTPFNVGDEKYVFIDTAGMRKKRKITENIERYSVVRALTAIERSDVCLIVIDAEEGVTEQDKKIAGYAHDNGRASIILVNKWDLIEKEDKTYLKFEKEVREGLPFMTYAPILLVSALTGKRINRILDLIKVVSNNHSMRIKTGVLNDIVGEAILMNQPPSDKGRRLKIFYATQAASKPPKFIIFVNDKELMHFSYARYLENQLRASFGLEGTPILFEFRERGK
- the plsY gene encoding glycerol-3-phosphate 1-O-acyltransferase PlsY gives rise to the protein MIDILLVALIAYAIGNFSTSYILGKLIKRTDIRTKGSGNAGATNALRVFGKKFAIITFIFDALKGVIAVIIGEMLLGDTGGLIAGLFAVIGHDFPIVLKFKGGKGIATTIGAATFIHPIPALIAIIIGIIIIIKTRYVSLGSVSAISLVPFIGLIIIRPFNLEYILFLTALALLAIIRHKSNIKRLLNGCESKIGQKAK
- a CDS encoding NAD(P)H-dependent glycerol-3-phosphate dehydrogenase — translated: MSQSIGVLGGGSWGTALSILLAKKGVEVDLWVRNEEKALQMNESRENIQYLPGVILPNNINITSSIDKTIKDKDILLLAVPTQAVRNTIEKIKHDIKPGQIIVNVAKGIEVGTLYRISEIVEELVPNSKYAVLSGPSHAEEVAKDIPTAIVVASKYEDVGLYVQEFFMTPKFRVYTNEDVIGVELGGALKNVIALGAGISDGLGYGDNTKAALMNRGIIEIARLGEKMGANSMTFAGLSGIGDLIVTCTSMHSRNRRAGIKIGEGHSMEEASRIVGMVVEGIKTSKSAYSLAKKLDVEMPIINAIYEVLYKGKDVKNSVINLMLRDKTHEVEM
- the spoIVA gene encoding stage IV sporulation protein A, with product MDKFNIYKEISERTDGDIYIGVVGPVRTGKSTFIKKFMDKLVIPNIESQHRKERAKDELPQSGAGKTITTTEPKFVPSEAVDLVLDDNIKFKVRMVDCVGYLVDGVLGHEENNMPRMVTTPWYQKEIPFAEAAEIGTRKVITDHSTIGVVVTTDGSFTEIDRSSYIASEERVVKELQELDKPFVILLNSKHPTLDSTVALKENLEEKYNVPVIAVDCMNLEIEDITSTLNKVLLEFPIQEINIDLPGWVDGLSTKHSLKKQIIDTVIENTSGIHKLSEINKAVENIFECETIEKTNINEINLGKGVVNIDLAVDDSIFYNVISESTGYDIKGEHQILNLITKLSQIKKEHDKIAQALEDVKQSGYGLVSPSIEELELLEPETFKEGHRFGVKLKANAPSLHLIRADIATEVSPIIGTEKQSEELVNYLLEEFENDPAKIWETNMFGKSLHDLVNEQLQTKINMMPIDARSKIQRTLQRIINKGSGGLICIII